CTGACGCAACGGGGCGGGACATTTTTATTTGATGCGAATGGAGAGCTCGTCTACGAGCACCGCGATCGCGGCATTTTAGGGTTTTCTGCGACCATGGACCGGCCGCTGGCATTTTTGGAGACAACCAAACTCAGCGATCGCAAACGGTAAAGTTCGCAACTCCACTGTTAAATCTCGGATTAGATCGCGGTCAACCTTTGGAATATCAAGGGTACGCGTTGGATGCAGGATTTCTGAAAATCGAGCCATTCTGGGCAGGAAAACTACCAATCAAATTTCGTGGTACTTAGGCTGCACATGTTCTATGTGGTCTCGGGGCAATATCCTACACCACCTGCGGATATAGAAACTGATATAGCCAGTCGCGAGCAACCTTTAGCGAAGATGCTGCAGCCTTTCTAGTGCTCTACTATGAGGACTTTAGGGAAAAAGGGTCATAAGTGTCAGGCGGGCATCGTCCACTTGCAAGTTGCCAACCTAACCCTAGCTGACTCTCGCTGCTCATTTCCGCATAGGCTTGCGTTTTCGATCTCACTTCCTCGGTTAGCTTTATGTGCCACCCCCCCCCAGAAATTACCGACTCATCGCGCTCAATTCATTCTCGGTAATGTTCGGGAAAGTGCGGTGTTTAGGCGCGTGAAACTCCACTCGCCGCTCCAACTTAAGCGCCTCCTGAGACGACAACGCCGCGCAGAACGCTCCAGTTTTTTGCATTTCAGGTTGTCACACCCCAATCTCACCAGCTTGGAATCTGCCTACCGACTTCGCAGCAACACTGCCATCTCCAATGCCCAAGTCTCCAACGTCCGCTGTGCATTGCCGACGATAATGGCGATCGCCCCCCTGCTATGGAAATTCAATGTTTGGACCCCCCCAACGTATCGAGCCCGGACCCGGTCAAGAATCGGTGTGGGATTACCCGCGCCCGCCGCGCCTTGAAGCCACCGATCGCCATGTCCGCGTGGTCTTCAACGAGGTAGCGATCGTCGATACCCGCGCCGCGCTGAGGATGCTCGAGACCAGCCATCCGCCCGTCTACTACTTGCCGGCCGCCGACGTACGCACCGAATATCTGCAGCCGAGCGCGCGCAAAACCTTCTGCGAGTTCAAAGGGGTCGCCCGTTACTTTACCCTCACCATCGGCGATCGCAGCATCTCCGATGCAGTCTGGGACTATCCCGAGCCGACCCCTCACTACGCCCAAATCGCCGGGCACTTTGCGTTGTATCCCGCCCAGATGGATGCCTGCTTCATCGATGACGAACTCGTTCGCGCTCAAGCTGGCGACTTCTATGGCGGTTGGATCTCCAACGACATCGTCGGTCCGTTCAAAGGCGAACCCGGCACCTGGGGTTGGTAACACCGGGAACGCAGGGGCGCCCGATCGCGACAACCGGAGCCAGATGGCGTTGAGACTTGGCAGTCCCCACCCGCGCTAGTTAAACTATCGCAATAGCGAACATTTGTTCTAGCTCATCGTTCGATTCTTCAACGCGTGCGTCCCGTAGCGCGCGCCTCGCACTCGTGGCCCATTCTCTCCCGCGCAGCATGACTGAGGAACGCGCCTACTGGCTGGCATGGTCGCGCGTGCCCGGCATCGGACCCGTAACGCTAAAGCGCCTGAGCGATCGCTTCGGCGACGTCCGCGCGGCGTGGGAAGCACCCCCCGCCGATCTGCGGGGCATCGACGGCATCGGCCCCCAGTCCTTGGAGGTTATCCGCCAAGAGCGCGATCGCCTCGACCCCGATACCTTGCTTGTCAACTACAGTCGCACCAACCCGCAGTTTTGGACGCCTGCCGATCCCGGCTATCCGTCTCTGTTGCTAGAAACGCCGAGCCCACCGCCTGTCCTGCACTATCGCGGCCGCCCGGAGATACTGGATGACCCCAAACCCTTCGTTGCGATCGTAGGCACTCGCTATCCCACTGCCTACGGCCGACGCTGGACGCGCACGATGAGTACCGCCCTTGCTGCCCGCGGCTTCACGATCGTCTCCGGATTGGCAGCTGGCATCGACGCTGAAGCCCACCGCGGCTGCTTGGACGTTGGCGGCAAGACGATCTCAGTGTTAGGCACGGGAGTTGATGTCATCTATCCTGCCAGCAATCGCGCGCTGTACGCTGACATCGAGCGGCAAGGATTGATTCTCAGCGAGTATCCCGATGGGACGCAGCCCGAGCGCGGCAACTTCCCCGCCCGCAACCGCATCATTGCCGGGCTGTCCCGCGCCGTGTTGGTGATGGAAGCCCCCACCAAATCCGGCGCTCTGATCACCGCACGCTTCGCCAACGAATTCGGACGCGACGTATTTGCCTTGCCCGGTTCCCTCGATAACGAACAAGCGGTCGGTTGTCTGGGATTGGTCAATCGCGGCGCGCAACTCATTCTCAGTGAAGGCCATGTTCTCGAGCTGCTTGGTGAGA
This sequence is a window from Rubidibacter lacunae KORDI 51-2. Protein-coding genes within it:
- the dprA gene encoding DNA-processing protein DprA, with the translated sequence MTEERAYWLAWSRVPGIGPVTLKRLSDRFGDVRAAWEAPPADLRGIDGIGPQSLEVIRQERDRLDPDTLLVNYSRTNPQFWTPADPGYPSLLLETPSPPPVLHYRGRPEILDDPKPFVAIVGTRYPTAYGRRWTRTMSTALAARGFTIVSGLAAGIDAEAHRGCLDVGGKTISVLGTGVDVIYPASNRALYADIERQGLILSEYPDGTQPERGNFPARNRIIAGLSRAVLVMEAPTKSGALITARFANEFGRDVFALPGSLDNEQAVGCLGLVNRGAQLILSEGHVLELLGEMPQLDLVDMAPAPVAPPPDLDPQLADVLAVLSADSLPFDLVVQQVGTAASDVSAALLQLELFGLVVQVPGMRYRRA
- a CDS encoding DUF427 domain-containing protein produces the protein MFGPPQRIEPGPGQESVWDYPRPPRLEATDRHVRVVFNEVAIVDTRAALRMLETSHPPVYYLPAADVRTEYLQPSARKTFCEFKGVARYFTLTIGDRSISDAVWDYPEPTPHYAQIAGHFALYPAQMDACFIDDELVRAQAGDFYGGWISNDIVGPFKGEPGTWGW